In Paramormyrops kingsleyae isolate MSU_618 chromosome 11, PKINGS_0.4, whole genome shotgun sequence, the genomic window TTCTGGCTTAAAAGTTTCTGTTTACCTGAAATATTTGTAGGGTTTCTCATAAAAGGGGAAAGCCACCGAGATTACACCTGATATGTATGTACGTCTCACAGAACCCCCATTCAGTACAAAATGAGGAAGGACCATATAGAGCCATGGATTGAGGACCTGATACAGAGCTATAACATCAAGGAAAGACAAGACAGAATGAAAGCTCACATTCTTGGGGTACTGTTTTAATCCCTGATCAAAAGCATTTGAATCGTCTGAAGTTGGCTGAAAGGTACAGGTTTCTTATTCACATTCTTGGGATGTTTCTCCTCAGTTAGGCAAATTGCCTGATCCACAGGAGAAACTGACAGAGGACCCAGTAGCACTGCTGTTTCTTTCTGATGGGCTGGTCCAGATTCCTGGGATCCTTACCAGGACAGCCTGGGAGAAACTTCAGGAGTGAGTAATCTGTAGTCATCTACTTCTGTGAGAATTCAGGTTTGGTGCAGTATGAGGGAATCGTTCTGGGATATCTGGTGAAGAACACTAGATGATAGTGATGCctaaatgaagcttcatgaaccagttgctgtattttttggcCCCACTAGATTTGGggcatgctttttttttttttaacagagaaCACCATCTAATGGGGTCAGGATATGCAAcaagtggttcatgaagcttcatttggccattaCTAGTGGATGTTCCTTCATGATTTGAGCCTCTTAGCCACTCCTTCCATCCTGCCAGGCTGGAAGAGCGAGAGTCCCTCCAGAGCATCACCAAATCAACTGTCTTCCTGTGCAAGTACAACCTTGAGTTTCAGTTGGAACCGGAAGATGTGAGTTGGACGTGTTTGCTGCCTCCCTAGTGCctaagccaggggtggccaatcttatccacaaaggaccagtgtgtatgcaggtttttaggaaactttaggtcagctgttcaaacctaGGTGTAAGgactctaattagtaatctaattagggagttgcagcgaagatccgcacacactggccctttttggataagattggccacccctggcctaAGCTGTTCTGCTAAAGCCTTGCCAAAGTCTCATACTGATCACCTGACCATTGGTTCTCCTTTACTCAGAGCAAGTGCCAGTTCTTCCTGACCATCCATGAAATGGCCACCATGGCTCCTGGGCCAGTCAAGTGTCACATTCCCAGCTGGTAAGAGATGCAGCTTCTGTCCAATAATGAGTGATCCTGGATCAGTTACCTTGTGGCCGATCCGTTGCCACCACATTAGCTGCAGCCTCATTCCATTGACTGTAATACAGCATATAGAGTGACTGGTAAAGGAGATAATGTACATGATTCTGCAGGTGAGTTACCCCAGGGAAGTTGAGCCCTGTTTTCTTATTGGGTGGGGGTTATATGTGGCAGGACGGTGTTTACTGGGTCCTCCATGATGCAGTGCTGCTTCTCTCTTTCAGTACAACCCTTTCCAGTGTGAGGCAAAAGATTTATGAAACCTGGAGGTGAGTTCAGGCCCCCTGGCTTCTCACAGTGCAGGTCATGACTGGTCTCTTGTGTGGGGCTGCTGTGTTAATGTCCATCACTCCCTGATCATGTTCTTCAGGTCCCTGCAGAATGATGGTTCAGTTCTGACCACGTGCACGCAATCAGGTTGGATTCCCAAAttccctgacacacacacacaccttcaaaTTTTGTGGCTTGCATGgagaaataaatacaaacagtTGGTGGCACTGTCGCCTCACGCCTCTAGagttgggggttcaaatcccaccgcTCTCTGCACAGTCCAAAGTCATGCATTTGTGTTGTGTCTTAAAATTGGCcagagtgtgtatgtgtacatgcACCATGCAGTGGACTGATACCCCAGCCTTTTaccctttgctgcctgggataagctAGTCGTTTTTCCACTAATACCATCCAGGTCCTGTCCCAATCATGTGTGTCCTGTTTCCCAGCCTTCTGTTTATCAGAGCTGGTGCTTGAGTGGCAGGACAACAGGACTACCTCCCTGCTGAAGGATCTGTCAGCCTGTCTGCTGAAGCCCTCCAGGTATCACCCTCCATCCCCCCAGCCCTCCACCTCCAGGCAGAGTTGCCCACCTGCCCTGTTGTCCAGGTACCTGACCACTGGTTGGGATACAGACAGGGTCCGATACAAGGTAAGGCGCTTCCCAGAACTCTGGTGCACTTTATTGAAAGAGAAGACGACTGAAGGATTTAAAATTAACTCCTGATGTCCTGATCTGCTGAACCCAGGAGATAAcaggttttattttttaggaTTCATGGTACATTAGAAGCTGTAAGCGGACTCTCTTGTCTGGGGTAGTAGGTGTTGGTTTGGGTCTGACCTGGGTGTTGCTATCTGTAAGCTCTTCCCTGGGTTTCCTAGGGGGATCCTCCCTTCACTGTGCCCATCTCCCAACTCAACCTCCCTGCAGAACAGAGACTACAACTCCCCCATGAGTCTGCTGAAGGTAATGCATGCTTCCCTTCATTTACATCTGGGGTGGCCactcttatccagaaagggccgttgtgtatgcaggtttttgctgcaactccctaattagaggacCGATTGGGTATagtgtcctcacacctgagttTGAACGGCTGACTTAAAAGTTATCCCAAAATCCTGCATAACACACTGGCCCTGACTGCAGCTCAGGGAGTAATAGTGAGTTCGACCAACCTGTTGGATTGCCTGTGCATTGGCCATATATGGTGAGACAGATCGAACCCCACATTCTTGCTGGTCTGCCTGTGCATCGGTTGATTAGCGCTTGCTCTGCTTTTTCTGTATAGTGAGCCGTGAAGAAGATGCCATCCTACAGGACGTTGAAGATGTGAACAGCTCCCTTATCCAGGATTCCGAGCCTGCTAACCCTTGGGATATGTTTGACTCTGCTGGTGCTGATACATCCTCCCTGCTTTGTGACCAAGGTATGAAAAGAAAGCACATTGTGCTCTTATGGAAATGGGTCCCAGCTTTTATTTGCACCCTTATCTCCCATGATTGCCAGAATCTCCATCTGGATCCATCACCCTGGATGGCATCTGTCCTGCGGCAATGAGCACTCAGGCATTGACCAGTCACAGCCACGAGCTCTTCGtgcctgctgcctgtgatgAGGAGGCCCCGGAATCAGAGACCCGTGGGAATCCCCCAGCACCGAATCCTCCGCTCACCCTGAACAGTGAGGTCTCTGTGAGGTCAGAGGACCGGAGCCTGCCTCCATATCAGAGACCCAGCACCACCTTCACCACACCACCCTGCTCCGATGGACCTCACTCCTCAAGTTTTTTCAGTACCAAAAATACCAGAGATGAAGAGGAGGAACACATCAAGAGGAAGTTAGGGAGAGCCAGGAAGAGGACTCATTCTCTATTGCCCATGACTGAAAAGGGCCCATCTGAGGAAGACGAAGAAGAACCACAGAGTGGAAATACAGGGCTAACCAAGATTAGGAGCCCCCCGTCCTGGCTGCTGGAGACGCAAGAGGGCCAGGGAGGGCCTGGGCTCGGCCAAAATGCCTGCAGCCAAAGCACCACGACAGCTAAAGTCGGCCCTTTTCCAGGACCACAAAGGAAACTGCTCACGGTAAGACCTCCAGGCTGAGCTTGTGTGAGATGAAGACTGGTAGCTATGTGAATATCCTGGTGTTTTGCTGCTGCTTATTTTATTTGGTGGCCTGATGTTCCATACACTTTGTATTGGTGGTGTTCTCTTCAGCTCAGGTGAAGCAGTAACGCTCTTCTTAAACCTCCTGGCTTGTCCTTAACActtatgccccctgctggtttcTCTGTGGACCAGGCCCCAGTCTTGATTTTGGTCTTTTGGCCTTAGGTTCACTCGGATGGAGCCCCATTCAGCTACAAATATCAACCCACGGTCCGCGTGTTGGAAGCTCTCCGCATCTGCAGGTACTGCCACCTCGTGCCCTAGCCGTGAATGGCACTGTCCTACTTTGAATTCATTGTGCTCTCACACTGCACCCGGTAGCTTGCAGAGGTTCAGCTATATGTGTTTACTATTAGTTAGGATTAGGCCTGTAGAGCTGGTATTGGTGTCGTAACTGGAGAAACTTCAGTGTCTCACAAAAGCTCTCACACAGCCAACACTAATGCAAGGTGCTTTGTTCTGTAGCAGGAGAATCATGCCTTTGGTCTGTTAAACCATATCATGTAAATACGTCCGTATCCCACACTGAGATCTGGATTTGGAAATGTTACATGTTTGTAAATAAGTGTTTTAATTGTAACAGCAAATATGATTACAGGAGGATGTTCATGTACATGATTCCTGTTTCAATTAGCCATGTCACCGGAGCTCTGTACACACTGCTGGAGTAGATTAACTTGTGTATGTCTTTTTGCAGGGTTCCAGACAAGTTTTTGCAGTGGTCTGTTTGGTACCTGGCTCACTCAGACAGGAGAGAGGGTACTGGCTGACCTGTGTGCAGGAGCTGCTGTTTGGCGAAGCTTTGTTTTGTCCAGCCACAAGGTGGCACTGTTTTTCCTTGTGCGTAGGACATTTCATTCAATTGGTGACACACACCAGCTTGataagggaggggggggcatgtttACTGTCCCAGAAAGTTCTGGGGGTGATCAGACAGGACCAGTTTGACCCCTTCATGTCAATGGGTTATGGTCCATTGTGGCTGCTGCCCTGAGCTCTTCAATGGTGAAGTCACGGGTGTTTTTAAAGTTCATACTTACAGAGACTCTGTGGTTTTACTGCCTACCCATGTGCCCCCCTGATACAGCAGGGAGCTCCACTTCATGTCACCTAATGGTGATgttgaaaagcaataaaatgttAGAGTGCAAGTGTTTTCTGTCGTCTGTCTTACAGCCAAGTACTGTTGACACATAGAGGATGATAGTTAAATATCTAGCTGGTGTGAAGCCCCACACTTCTTTGGATAATGGTATCGTCGTGACTGAGGGTTGGCATGACTGATCACGCAGCTCACTCTTCATCTCCAGGAATTTAGACAGTCAGAAGTCtttaaaaagtcatttttaattaaaataataagggGAATCGGCATAGTTGTCTTTTGTGCATTTCTGTGTACAGAATCAGGTATGTGCTGGAATAGTCAGGGTCAGTCCATAGGTTTCTGTGGGAGAGGGGGTGGACTTGCATCTGCCCTCTCTGCCTCTAATCTGGTTTGGTCTGGAGTGATCATCCTTCCCCTTTCTTTGGTGGACTCATCCTCTCTCGGTCTGCCCCCACCTGAGGTTTGTCCTGTCCACTTTTCCAGAGCTAAAGTatggtaaggtaagataagaagTTTTGTAATCTCAGGGTATTATAAAAAATCCCAGCACActagccccacccccaaacaataATTAACAGGAATAATACATCTGCTCCTAGTGAAGCAGAAACTTGGAAGGTGTGCATGTCTGCAGTGAGATGGCAAAGGGGCAGGCTGGTGTCCAGCAGGCTGTTGTGAGTCTGTTGACACTGCCATTCATTCCCCTGCTTTCCCCAGACTTCATAAGCGTGGCTGGTCTCCTGTATGTAATCCGCCACTTTGCCCACTTACCCTCCTGTCCATGTGGTTCTTGTGGGGGGGGTCGTTTATGTATTGGTGACCTCAAGGGCCGGGGAGGCACTGCCATCAGCTCTGTGGGAGGAGATTAATAGACACCTTGTGTCAGGGACCACAGCTTTGGTCAACACATCACACCTCTGTAGCATTTTCACTAAATGACCACTATCTTGGCTATGAGAGATCAGTAGAAAGCACTGATTATGCAACATCCTCCTACGGTGATCTTACCCTCAGGGTTCAGTAGGGCCATCTGCTTGCGTAGCACCTCCTCATGGACAGATGTGGTATGGCGGCGAGGTGAGGGCTTTGTTCTGGGTCTCCGGTTTGGGAGGCTGTCTGCTAGAGCAAGAAGTGGAGGGTTTCAGATGCTGCACAGACATGAGTCCCAGATCATCAGCTACACACGCAGACTAGGGTGGGCATGTGAACTAGTCAAGGACTCAACAGCTGCTGTGTTTTGACTGCACTCTCATTAGCCAGAACCCAGCCCTAAAGCACTACGCCCCCTGCAGCCTGCAAATTAGTGCAGTTCTGCTTTAGTTTCTTTTGTCACAGTTTCTAAAGGCCATTGGACTGCAGGCTGTCTATGACTAGAAGGTTGTTGGTTGGAGCCCCAGCCTCAATAGAACAGTCACGTGTCAATGGGCctttaagcaaggcccttaacccccagctccaggggagCCGCACATTaactgaccctgtgctgtgactccCAGGCTTTGGAGAGCAGGATAGGGTAGGCGAAGAGACAAATTCCTATGTACTCGTACCTGTGTATTAGCCAATAAAAGATTATACTTATAATTTAgaccagggttccccaattgCTGCAGGGCTAGATTCCAACActgtttgcagatttccctgctcagacacacctactaaacctggtaattagctgattGATGAGTTTGAGCAGGGGAATCAGCAAATgctgttggattctggccctccaggatt contains:
- the LOC111859367 gene encoding uncharacterized protein, encoding MRKDHIEPWIEDLIQSYNIKERQDRMKAHILGLGKLPDPQEKLTEDPVALLFLSDGLVQIPGILTRTAWEKLQELEERESLQSITKSTVFLCKYNLEFQLEPEDSKCQFFLTIHEMATMAPGPVKCHIPSCTTLSSVRQKIYETWRSLQNDGSVLTTCTQSAFCLSELVLEWQDNRTTSLLKDLSACLLKPSRYHPPSPQPSTSRQSCPPALLSRYLTTGWDTDRVRYKGDPPFTVPISQLNLPAEQRLQLPHESAEVSREEDAILQDVEDVNSSLIQDSEPANPWDMFDSAGADTSSLLCDQESPSGSITLDGICPAAMSTQALTSHSHELFVPAACDEEAPESETRGNPPAPNPPLTLNSEVSVRSEDRSLPPYQRPSTTFTTPPCSDGPHSSSFFSTKNTRDEEEEHIKRKLGRARKRTHSLLPMTEKGPSEEDEEEPQSGNTGLTKIRSPPSWLLETQEGQGGPGLGQNACSQSTTTAKVGPFPGPQRKLLTVHSDGAPFSYKYQPTVRVLEALRICRVPDKFLQWSVWYLAHSDRREGTG